In Agelaius phoeniceus isolate bAgePho1 chromosome 18, bAgePho1.hap1, whole genome shotgun sequence, one genomic interval encodes:
- the MVK gene encoding mevalonate kinase isoform X1, with translation MWARELAVSAPGKVILHGEHAVVLGKVALAVALDLRTFLRLRPGAEGRLSVSLPGVGVRRSWDTPDLRALRERIAADGDESKSPSAEQLDALREFAGIAAGATAPESLATLAFLYMCLAISAKYGDVPSVDIVVWSELPTGAGLGSSAAYAVCLAAALLMLCGAISCPLQEGESTARWTEEELTLINSWAFRGEQVIHGNPSGVDNAVGTWGGALRYQAGKITPLKRVPTLRILLTNTKVPRSTKVLVAGVKEKILKFPAIMNPVLDSIDAISQECQSVLEAMPANPSPEHYPVLEEFFDINQHHLNVLGVGHPSLDRLCQVTASHSLHSKLTGAGGGGCGITLLPPVAELTRWLLLPCSWQTPPLWPWKQPSKTCVPVDLNAGRPRLGPPG, from the exons ATGTGGGCGCGGGAGCTGGCGGTGTCGGCACCGGGGAAGGTGATCCTGCACGGGGAGCACGCCGTGGTGCTGGGCAAG GTGGCCCTGGCCGTGGCGCTGGACCTGCGGACATTTCTCCGCCTGAGGCCTGGCGCTGAGGGCCGGCTGAGCGTCTCCCTGCCCGGCGTCGGCGTCCGGAGGAGCTGGGACACCCCCGACCTCCGGGCCCTGCGGGAGCGGATCGCAG CTGATGGTGATGAGTCCAAGTCCCCCAGTGCAGAACAGCTGGATGCACTGAGGGAGTTTGCTGGAATTGCTGCCGGGGCCACAGCTCCAGAAAGTCTTGCTACTCTTGCCTTCCTGTATATGTGCCTGGCTATTTCTGCTAAGTATGG GGATGTTCCCAGCGTGGATATCGTGGTGTGGTCGGAGCTGCCCacgggagcagggctgggatccagTGCTGCCTATGCTGtgtgcctggctgcagccctgctcatgCTGtgtggagccatctcctgcccACTGCAGGAGGGAGAATCCACAGccag GTGGACAGAAGAAGAGCTGACACTGATCAACAGCTGGGCCTTCCGAGGGGAGCAGGTGATCCATGGCAATCCATCGGGTGTGGACAATGCTGTTGGCACCTGGG GTGGAGCCCTGAGATACCAAGCAGGAAAAATCACACCGTTAAAGAG GGTGCCCACACTGAGGATCTTGCTGACCAACACCAAAGTCCCTCGGAGCACCAAGGTCCTGGTGGCTGGTGTAAAGGAGAAGATCCTGAAG TTCCCTGCCATCATGAACCCGGTGCTGGACTCCATCGATGCCATTTCTCAGGAGTGCCAAAGTGTTCTGGAAGCGATGCCTGCAAATCCATCACCAGAGCATTACCCTGTGCTGGAG GAATTCTTTGACATAAACCAACACCACTTAAATGTGCTCGGAGTGGGCCACCCCTCCCTGGACAGGCTGTGCCAGGTGACAGCATCCCACAGCCTGCACAGCAAACTGACAGGGGCTGGTGGGGGTGGCTGTGGCAtcaccctgctgccaccag tggCCGAGCTGACTCGCTGGCTGCTCTTGCCTTGCTCTTGGCAGACACCTCCCCTCTGGCCGTGGAAGCAGCCAAGCAAGACTTGTGTGCCTGTGGATTTGAATGCTGGGAGACCAAGATTGGGGCCCCCGGGGTGA
- the MVK gene encoding mevalonate kinase isoform X2, with amino-acid sequence MWARELAVSAPGKVILHGEHAVVLGKVALAVALDLRTFLRLRPGAEGRLSVSLPGVGVRRSWDTPDLRALRERIAADGDESKSPSAEQLDALREFAGIAAGATAPESLATLAFLYMCLAISAKYGDVPSVDIVVWSELPTGAGLGSSAAYAVCLAAALLMLCGAISCPLQEGESTARWTEEELTLINSWAFRGEQVIHGNPSGVDNAVGTWGGALRYQAGKITPLKRVPTLRILLTNTKVPRSTKVLVAGVKEKILKFPAIMNPVLDSIDAISQECQSVLEAMPANPSPEHYPVLEEFFDINQHHLNVLGVGHPSLDRLCQVTASHSLHSKLTGAGGGGCGITLLPPDTSPLAVEAAKQDLCACGFECWETKIGAPGVTLHSCSSLSAQVLHALAQS; translated from the exons ATGTGGGCGCGGGAGCTGGCGGTGTCGGCACCGGGGAAGGTGATCCTGCACGGGGAGCACGCCGTGGTGCTGGGCAAG GTGGCCCTGGCCGTGGCGCTGGACCTGCGGACATTTCTCCGCCTGAGGCCTGGCGCTGAGGGCCGGCTGAGCGTCTCCCTGCCCGGCGTCGGCGTCCGGAGGAGCTGGGACACCCCCGACCTCCGGGCCCTGCGGGAGCGGATCGCAG CTGATGGTGATGAGTCCAAGTCCCCCAGTGCAGAACAGCTGGATGCACTGAGGGAGTTTGCTGGAATTGCTGCCGGGGCCACAGCTCCAGAAAGTCTTGCTACTCTTGCCTTCCTGTATATGTGCCTGGCTATTTCTGCTAAGTATGG GGATGTTCCCAGCGTGGATATCGTGGTGTGGTCGGAGCTGCCCacgggagcagggctgggatccagTGCTGCCTATGCTGtgtgcctggctgcagccctgctcatgCTGtgtggagccatctcctgcccACTGCAGGAGGGAGAATCCACAGccag GTGGACAGAAGAAGAGCTGACACTGATCAACAGCTGGGCCTTCCGAGGGGAGCAGGTGATCCATGGCAATCCATCGGGTGTGGACAATGCTGTTGGCACCTGGG GTGGAGCCCTGAGATACCAAGCAGGAAAAATCACACCGTTAAAGAG GGTGCCCACACTGAGGATCTTGCTGACCAACACCAAAGTCCCTCGGAGCACCAAGGTCCTGGTGGCTGGTGTAAAGGAGAAGATCCTGAAG TTCCCTGCCATCATGAACCCGGTGCTGGACTCCATCGATGCCATTTCTCAGGAGTGCCAAAGTGTTCTGGAAGCGATGCCTGCAAATCCATCACCAGAGCATTACCCTGTGCTGGAG GAATTCTTTGACATAAACCAACACCACTTAAATGTGCTCGGAGTGGGCCACCCCTCCCTGGACAGGCTGTGCCAGGTGACAGCATCCCACAGCCTGCACAGCAAACTGACAGGGGCTGGTGGGGGTGGCTGTGGCAtcaccctgctgccaccag ACACCTCCCCTCTGGCCGTGGAAGCAGCCAAGCAAGACTTGTGTGCCTGTGGATTTGAATGCTGGGAGACCAAGATTGGGGCCCCCGGGGTGACCCTgcactcctgctcctccctgagtgcccaagtgctgcacgCGCTcgcccagagctga
- the MMAB gene encoding corrinoid adenosyltransferase MMAB yields the protein MWRRAAVAAERGLRGMAGRRWRSGAGSPERAAGERAPRIYTRTGDSGFSSTFTGERRPKGDRIFEALGATDELSSAIGLAGEFSSEKGYTFVDQLHKVQCMLQDVGSNIATPLSSAREAHRKRTSFSEKPILELEQWIDSYSEQLPPLRAFILPSGGRSSAALHFSRAVCRRAERCVVPLVQAGEADPNVAKYLNRLSDYLFVLARYAAMKEGKEEKIYIKPEP from the exons ATGTGGCGGcgggcggcggtggcggcggaaCGGGGCCTGCGGGGGATGGCGGGGCGGCGgtggcggagcggggcgggcag CCCCGAGCGCGCCGCTGGCGAGCGGGCCCCGAGGATCTACACGAGGACGGGAGACTCAG GATTCTCCAGCACCTTCACCGGCGAGCGGCGGCCCAAGGGCGACCGGATCTTCGAGGCCCTCGGAGCCACGGATGAGCTGAGCTCGGCCATCGG GCTGGCTGGTGAGTTTAGCAGTGAAAAGGGTTACACGTTTGTTGATCAACTTCATAAA GTGCAGTGCATGCTGCAGGATGTGGGCTCCAACATTGCCACACCACTCTCCTCAGCCAGGGAGGCTCACCGCA AGCGAACATCGTTCAGCGAGAagcccatcctggagctggagcagtggATTGACAGCtactcagagcagctgcctccCCTCAGAGCCTTCATCCTGCCT TctggaggcaggagcagtgctgctctccacTTCTCCCGAGCCGTGTGCCGCAGGGCTGAGAGGTG TGTGGTCCCTTTAGTCCAAGCAGGGGAAGCAGATCCAAATGTGGCCAAGTATTTAAacag GCTCAGTGATTATCTCTTTGTCCTGGCACGTTATGCTGCAatgaaggaagggaaggaagagaaaatctACATAAAACCTGAGCCCTAG